DNA sequence from the Sulfuricurvum sp. genome:
GCTTACAAGAAGTATTTTATCACAAAACCATCAAAAAAACGATAATAACAATCCAACGATTTTGATCTCTTATTATGGCTTAAAAAAGTGAATAGATTGTGAATCTCTCCCGAGGGGAGAGAGAAAACTTCTTAGAAGTTGAAGTTAAGTTGTGCAGTTACACCTTGTTGGCTATGTTTTGTTGTAACATTGCCCATATAGAAGCCACCCATACCATTCGGAAGAGCACTGCTATATGTATCTGAAACTTCAGGTGCATACATATATGCCAAATCTACAGAAGTCATTTTGTTAAATGCAAGACTTCCACCTACTGTGTAATGGTTTTCAACTGTTGCCGGGAATCCTAACAAGTTAAAAGTGTTTGCCAACGGATTAGTCATCATTTGGTCTTTGATTGGGCTTGCAGCATGATTATAACCGGCACGTAGTGCCCAATTGTCTTGTGCATATTGATATCCGAAAATAATTACATTTTGATCGTTCCAACCAAATTCTTTATATCCTTTTGCATCTGACCATTTGATTTGTTTGTAATCTACAGCAAATGTACTTCCACCCATTTTATATGAAGCCCCGATACCAATCTCAGCCGGTTGCTCAAGATTATCTGCGATACCAGGATTTGGGAAGCCCATCATTCCGGTGAAATCAGCCATTGCTGCTGAAATTTGGCCTGTATAACTCATATCGATAGCTGATTTATAAGATGCACCGACAGTTAAACCGCTCATTTCATATGCCGCACCAACGTTATAACCAAATCCGAAATCTTGTGCTACGCCTTTTGTACTGCTACCATCATAATTGATGTCCAATGACCCGTATTGGAGTACAGGTGCAACTCCTAAGCTAAATCCATTTGATTTATAGGCCAATGGAACCGCAAATTGCATCAATTGTAAATTGGTTACCATGTGGAAGTTATTGTACGCCATACCTGCAGTATTAGCATCACGGTAGTCAGTACCCATTCCCGCAACACCAAACATTCCGATACCCCAGTAGAAATTATCAGATGCTTTTTGAGCAATTGCTACTTCAGGGATCACAGAAAGATTAGCTGCACTGTCATAGCTACCTTCTCCAGTACCTAAATCTGTTTTAACATCCGGCATAAAAATTGTACCGCCAAAAGAAACTTCAGTACCGTTTACAGATGTTATTAACGCAGGGTTAGCAAGAGCTGATTCAGCACCATGAGACATACCGATACCGATTCCACCCATACCGCGTGCTTTAGCACCCATACCGATCAAATGATCTCCATTGGTTGCGAATGCAGATGTGCTACTTAAAGCGATAGCAGCAGCTACAGCGATTTTAATTGAACGTTTCATTAATTCTCCTCGATAAGTTTTAAATTGAATCGGTAAACGATTCGTTAACAACACTATTATAGGGGTGATAAAATTAATTGAAACTTAACAAGAAGATATCACAGTATATATTTTTCTTATAATACTAATCATATCTGTAATACGACGGATTAATACTAACTTATTCTGGCAATAGAACGTCAATATAAGCAATAATCACCATATTAAGGGAATTAAATAAAAAAAAATAAAGTTTTGATTTCACAAATAAATAGGAAAAGATTATGACACTGTGTCATTTTGTAACATCATAGGTGACATATTTGTGATAGAAATATACTAGTATTTTTTCAAAGAAGGAAGGATGATAAATATGCTCGATAATAAGGAAAAAATGGCGATAAATTCATGGTGCTATGGTTAAATGGTTGATTGAAGAAGCAATGGTTTTATGATTGAGAGATTAAAGAGGAGATAAATCTGAGGCCA
Encoded proteins:
- a CDS encoding outer membrane protein transport protein, whose protein sequence is MKRSIKIAVAAAIALSSTSAFATNGDHLIGMGAKARGMGGIGIGMSHGAESALANPALITSVNGTEVSFGGTIFMPDVKTDLGTGEGSYDSAANLSVIPEVAIAQKASDNFYWGIGMFGVAGMGTDYRDANTAGMAYNNFHMVTNLQLMQFAVPLAYKSNGFSLGVAPVLQYGSLDINYDGSSTKGVAQDFGFGYNVGAAYEMSGLTVGASYKSAIDMSYTGQISAAMADFTGMMGFPNPGIADNLEQPAEIGIGASYKMGGSTFAVDYKQIKWSDAKGYKEFGWNDQNVIIFGYQYAQDNWALRAGYNHAASPIKDQMMTNPLANTFNLLGFPATVENHYTVGGSLAFNKMTSVDLAYMYAPEVSDTYSSALPNGMGGFYMGNVTTKHSQQGVTAQLNFNF